The Tenacibaculum jejuense genome includes a window with the following:
- a CDS encoding D-alanine--D-alanine ligase encodes MKKNIAIIMGGYSSEVAISLKSGNVVYQHIDTSKFNPYCIHILKEGWFLVEDEQKFPVNKHDFSVDFKGNKLTFDCVFNAIHGAPGENGVILAYFDLLGIKHTSAPFYQMALTFNKRDTLSILRKYDIPTAISVYLNQGETVDVDTIIKKVGLPCFVKPNNAGSSFGISKAHTKEDILPAIEKAYKEDSEILIESFLDGKEVSVGVIQCKDETIVLPITEIVSENDFFDYEAKYEGKSQEITPARLTSEEESKVREVAKKVYTVLNMSGFSRSEYIFVNGVPHFLEMNTVPGLTEESILPQQAQEAGISLTELFGNAIESSLNS; translated from the coding sequence ATGAAAAAAAATATCGCCATTATCATGGGCGGCTACTCTTCTGAAGTAGCTATTTCACTCAAGAGCGGAAATGTTGTATATCAACATATAGATACATCTAAATTCAATCCTTATTGTATTCACATTTTAAAAGAAGGTTGGTTTTTAGTTGAAGATGAACAAAAGTTCCCTGTAAACAAACATGATTTCTCTGTTGATTTTAAAGGAAATAAATTAACTTTTGATTGCGTTTTTAATGCAATTCATGGTGCTCCAGGTGAAAACGGAGTAATTTTAGCATACTTTGATTTATTAGGGATCAAACATACCTCTGCTCCATTTTATCAAATGGCTTTGACTTTCAATAAAAGAGATACATTAAGTATTTTAAGAAAGTATGATATACCAACAGCAATCTCAGTATATTTAAATCAAGGTGAAACTGTTGATGTAGATACAATTATAAAAAAAGTAGGCTTACCTTGTTTTGTAAAACCCAACAACGCTGGATCAAGTTTTGGTATTTCTAAAGCACATACAAAAGAAGATATTCTTCCTGCAATAGAGAAAGCTTATAAAGAAGACAGTGAAATTTTAATCGAAAGTTTTTTAGATGGTAAAGAAGTTTCTGTTGGAGTTATTCAATGCAAGGATGAAACTATAGTTTTACCAATTACAGAAATTGTTTCAGAAAACGATTTTTTCGATTATGAAGCAAAATATGAAGGTAAATCTCAAGAAATTACTCCAGCAAGACTAACTTCAGAAGAAGAATCTAAAGTACGTGAAGTTGCTAAAAAAGTATATACCGTTTTAAATATGAGTGGGTTTTCTAGATCTGAATATATCTTTGTAAATGGTGTACCTCACTTTTTAGAAATGAATACCGTTCCTGGATTAACTGAAGAAAGTATTTTACCACAGCAAGCTCAAGAGGCAGGAATTAGTTTAACTGAACTATTTGGAAACGCAATAGAAAGCAGCCTAAATTCCTAA
- the coaD gene encoding pantetheine-phosphate adenylyltransferase: MKRAIFPGSFDPITLGHLDIIERGITLFDELIIAIGVNADKKYMFPLEKRKQFIEETFKNESKIKVVTYKGLTVNFCKEIDAQFILRGLRNPGDFEFEKAIAHTNRKLSEIETVFLLTSSGKSYISSSIVRDVIRNDGDYTSLVPDAVRS; the protein is encoded by the coding sequence ATGAAACGCGCTATTTTCCCAGGATCTTTTGACCCTATTACTTTAGGGCATTTAGATATTATTGAAAGAGGTATTACTTTATTCGATGAACTTATTATCGCAATCGGAGTAAACGCCGATAAAAAATACATGTTTCCTTTAGAAAAAAGAAAACAGTTTATTGAAGAAACTTTTAAAAACGAATCAAAGATAAAAGTAGTCACTTATAAAGGCTTAACTGTAAACTTCTGTAAGGAAATTGACGCTCAATTTATTTTAAGAGGATTACGTAATCCTGGAGATTTCGAGTTTGAAAAAGCTATTGCACACACAAATAGAAAACTTTCTGAAATAGAAACTGTGTTTTTACTTACTTCTTCTGGTAAGAGTTATATTTCTTCATCTATTGTTAGAGATGTGATTAGAAATGATGGAGATTATACCAGTTTAGTTCCTGATGCCGTGAGATCATAA
- a CDS encoding M14 family metallopeptidase, producing the protein MKKIILLALVTCILSCDKTETKSSKDFTTTFEKSNGLETPEYNEVISYYSDLADTYSEVSLLEFGTTDSGKPLHLVVYNPEGKTKKNQIKDSKKNRILINNGIHPGESDGIDASMLLLRDIVQNDSLQEAYKNSLICVIPVYNIGGALNRNAHTRANQNGPKEYGFRGNSRNFDLNRDFVKQDTKNAASFAEIFHTVNPDIFIDNHVSNGADYQYAITHLFTQHNKLGGELGTYLEQKMRPFLEQSLAKKGIPITPYVNVWGSTPDKGWSQFMDSPRYSTGYTTLFNTFGMMVETHMLKPYKIRVEQTYELMKSMFDFTEKNSSQIKSLRAEAVGKIINNKSYAIQFKVDLDNPTEFNFKAYKVSYIDSKVTNGKRLFYDKNKPYEVPVKYYNNFKTTKNITIPKAYIIPKGWHNVISRLQNNNIEFTRFEKDTILNVEVNHIKDFKTVSSPFEGHYLHYNTEVNSSFQDIKFQKGDYIIPTNQNGIRYLLETLEAEAVDSFFNWNFFDTILQRKEGFSSYVFEDKAEAFLNENPLVKAEFDQKMNMDSTFNKNPRAQLNWIYTKTQHYEKAHLRLPVFKIKK; encoded by the coding sequence ATGAAAAAAATAATACTACTTGCTTTAGTAACTTGTATTCTTTCTTGTGATAAAACTGAAACTAAATCTTCTAAAGACTTTACAACCACATTTGAAAAATCTAACGGGTTAGAAACTCCAGAATATAATGAAGTAATTTCTTATTATTCTGACTTAGCAGATACATATTCTGAAGTTTCTTTACTCGAATTTGGAACTACAGATAGCGGTAAACCCTTACATTTAGTAGTTTATAATCCGGAAGGAAAAACTAAAAAAAATCAAATAAAAGATTCAAAAAAAAATCGAATCTTAATCAATAATGGAATTCATCCAGGAGAATCAGACGGTATTGATGCTTCTATGCTTCTACTAAGAGATATTGTACAAAATGATTCTTTACAAGAAGCTTATAAAAACTCTTTAATTTGTGTAATTCCTGTATACAATATTGGCGGGGCTTTAAATAGAAATGCTCACACACGTGCTAATCAAAATGGACCAAAAGAATACGGTTTTAGAGGAAATTCTAGAAACTTTGATTTAAATCGTGATTTTGTAAAACAAGATACTAAAAACGCTGCAAGTTTTGCTGAAATTTTTCACACTGTAAATCCTGATATATTTATAGACAATCACGTAAGTAACGGAGCCGATTATCAATACGCAATTACTCATTTATTTACACAGCATAATAAATTAGGTGGTGAGCTTGGTACTTACTTAGAACAAAAAATGCGTCCGTTTTTAGAGCAATCTTTAGCTAAAAAAGGAATTCCGATTACACCATATGTAAATGTTTGGGGATCAACACCAGATAAAGGTTGGAGTCAGTTTATGGATTCTCCAAGGTATTCAACTGGCTATACAACTTTGTTTAACACTTTTGGTATGATGGTAGAGACACACATGTTAAAACCTTATAAAATTCGTGTAGAACAAACTTACGAACTTATGAAATCGATGTTCGACTTCACTGAGAAAAATAGTAGTCAAATAAAATCGTTAAGAGCTGAAGCTGTTGGAAAAATTATTAATAACAAAAGCTACGCTATTCAATTTAAAGTTGATTTAGACAATCCTACTGAATTCAATTTTAAAGCTTACAAAGTAAGTTATATTGATAGTAAAGTAACCAATGGAAAACGTTTATTTTATGATAAAAATAAACCTTACGAAGTTCCTGTAAAATACTATAACAACTTTAAGACTACTAAAAATATAACAATTCCTAAGGCATATATAATTCCGAAAGGTTGGCATAATGTTATTTCTCGTTTACAAAATAACAATATTGAATTTACTCGTTTTGAAAAAGATACTATTTTAAACGTAGAAGTAAATCACATCAAAGACTTTAAAACAGTTAGTTCTCCATTTGAAGGACATTATTTGCATTACAATACTGAAGTAAATTCTTCTTTTCAAGACATCAAATTCCAAAAAGGAGATTACATAATTCCTACAAATCAGAATGGAATTCGTTATTTATTAGAAACCTTAGAGGCTGAAGCAGTGGATAGTTTTTTTAATTGGAATTTTTTCGATACAATTTTACAACGTAAAGAAGGATTTTCTAGTTATGTTTTTGAAGATAAAGCTGAAGCTTTTTTAAATGAGAATCCACTTGTAAAAGCAGAATTTGATCAGAAAATGAATATGGATTCTACTTTCAATAAAAATCCAAGAGCACAATTAAATTGGATTTATACCAAAACACAACATTATGAAAAAGCTCATTTAAGACTACCTGTTTTTAAAATTAAAAAATAA
- a CDS encoding toxin-antitoxin system YwqK family antitoxin: MYKTFLSFIMLGLILMNCDTKKNNKKEITPKIKKEIRKEYWDNGVLASEGIYSHGKANGPMKWFHQNGKLAGEGLMLNDKREGLWKVYESEFGKLSAEGSFKAGIKHGKWKIFYENGALWKEQFWDNNSLITNIEWDKNGEITTNK, from the coding sequence ATGTACAAGACTTTCCTTTCTTTCATAATGCTAGGTTTAATTCTTATGAATTGTGACACAAAAAAGAACAATAAAAAAGAAATTACTCCTAAAATAAAAAAGGAAATCAGAAAAGAATATTGGGACAATGGAGTTCTTGCTTCTGAAGGAATTTATAGTCATGGAAAAGCTAACGGACCAATGAAATGGTTTCATCAAAATGGTAAACTAGCAGGAGAAGGCCTGATGTTAAATGATAAAAGAGAAGGTTTATGGAAAGTTTACGAATCTGAATTTGGAAAACTTAGTGCAGAAGGAAGTTTTAAAGCTGGAATTAAACATGGAAAGTGGAAAATATTCTATGAAAACGGAGCACTTTGGAAAGAACAATTTTGGGACAACAATAGTTTGATTACAAACATTGAATGGGATAAAAACGGCGAAATTACAACGAACAAGTAA
- a CDS encoding PA3715 family protein, producing the protein MKIKLTVLLLLVLTYNIYSQTNFDLDKILHQLNLKRSQCEVGFIVSKQLPNAKNETIVVIPEIIKSDDTTEEYNGYILIIDSNTNKIKHKYFKPSYWTSDALILSEIKIDTAPYHVSKNKRAFGIRSSHYTLSKPNPYSSETLTLFFKKEEKLIPILDHFESKEYVGEWDMQCAGWSINEEKILILSKNKTNDFFDIIVNNKITNRKSDTNETGECIDEEKISFQKTVLKFNGKVYK; encoded by the coding sequence ATGAAAATAAAACTCACAGTTCTTTTACTCTTAGTATTGACTTATAATATCTACAGTCAAACAAATTTTGACTTAGATAAAATTTTACATCAATTGAACTTAAAAAGAAGTCAGTGTGAAGTAGGATTTATAGTTTCTAAACAACTACCAAATGCTAAGAATGAAACAATAGTTGTCATACCCGAAATTATTAAAAGTGATGATACAACAGAAGAATATAATGGCTATATATTAATTATAGACAGCAATACCAACAAAATAAAACACAAGTACTTTAAGCCCTCTTATTGGACTTCTGATGCTTTAATTTTATCTGAAATAAAAATTGATACTGCTCCATATCATGTATCAAAAAATAAAAGAGCATTCGGAATTCGTTCTTCACATTACACTTTATCTAAACCAAATCCGTATAGTTCTGAGACACTTACTTTATTTTTTAAAAAAGAAGAAAAACTGATTCCCATACTAGATCATTTTGAGAGCAAAGAATATGTTGGTGAATGGGATATGCAATGTGCCGGATGGAGTATTAATGAGGAAAAAATATTAATTCTATCTAAAAATAAAACAAATGATTTTTTCGATATTATCGTAAATAATAAAATCACCAATAGAAAATCTGACACTAATGAAACTGGTGAATGTATAGACGAAGAAAAAATATCATTTCAGAAAACAGTTTTAAAATTTAATGGTAAAGTATATAAATAA
- a CDS encoding class I SAM-dependent methyltransferase: MKKIVIKRFLTRLNLLSLVEQINFYRQKLKNREDNRTFLSENPDVKLPPDFYIYETFQLNYKKFYTDGLPTAQWIYDYVNEFKSLKNVNILDWGCGTSRILRHLPKVAGITNKYFGCDYNPKYVKWCQNNLDGIDFKLNHITPPLPYDREKFDLVYGISIFTHLSLAQHHSWFEELYNILKTDGILFLTTHGNAHQFKLTAKELEKFNNGNLIVHDFKKEGNRLFSAYQPESFMLEIAEQYDLKILKHVPGKIKNGKPQQDVWLFQK, encoded by the coding sequence ATGAAAAAAATCGTCATAAAAAGATTTTTAACCAGATTAAACTTGCTATCATTAGTTGAACAAATTAATTTCTATCGTCAAAAGCTTAAAAACAGAGAAGATAACAGAACGTTTTTATCAGAAAATCCTGATGTTAAACTTCCTCCTGACTTTTATATTTATGAGACATTTCAGTTAAACTACAAGAAGTTTTACACAGATGGCCTTCCTACTGCACAATGGATTTACGATTATGTAAATGAATTTAAATCGTTGAAAAACGTTAACATTTTAGATTGGGGATGTGGAACAAGTAGAATATTAAGACATTTACCTAAGGTAGCTGGAATAACTAATAAATATTTTGGTTGCGATTATAATCCTAAATATGTTAAATGGTGTCAAAATAATTTAGATGGAATTGATTTTAAACTCAATCATATCACTCCTCCTCTACCTTACGACAGAGAAAAATTTGATTTAGTATATGGTATTTCCATCTTTACTCACCTTTCTTTGGCTCAACATCATTCATGGTTTGAAGAGTTGTATAACATCCTTAAAACTGATGGTATCTTATTTTTAACTACACACGGAAATGCTCATCAATTTAAACTAACAGCTAAAGAACTTGAAAAATTTAATAATGGAAATCTAATTGTACATGATTTTAAAAAAGAAGGAAATCGTTTGTTTTCTGCATATCAGCCAGAATCTTTTATGTTAGAAATTGCTGAACAATATGATTTAAAGATTCTAAAACATGTACCTGGAAAAATAAAAAACGGAAAACCACAACAAGATGTTTGGTTGTTTCAGAAATAA
- a CDS encoding SulP family inorganic anion transporter, producing the protein MMKYIRNKKINVKDDALAGITVSLAMIPEVVAFAFVAQISPIVALFGAFVIGLIAAIFGGRPGLISGAAGAVAVIFVNMIQEGHAKGLLFDVPVENMGYFYLLAAVVLMGIIQVLAGVFKLGKFVRLIPHSVMMGFVNGLAIVIFIAQLGMFKEHVKNVYGENKRETISKELVYNVDNNQVKDLASNTVLFTINENSVVNAETKKEAYLISGGQVFDVNTKKVAFNVTDEGFYSVKDHGVVKETMTGKDLYTMIGLVLLTMLIVWGLPKLTKKVPAALTAILIVSLVVILGGINSINVGDFIREGGGAGLNGVDEISKKLNIFELWSHLPFNLDTLKFIAPYAFLAASVGLIETLMTMNLVDELTDSRGNGNKECVAQGAGNILSGMFGGTGGCGMIGQTVININAGGRGRLSGVSMAVTLLVFILFADKYIEQVPIAALVGVMFMMVIETFAWSSFRILKKIPISDAVVLIVVSAVTVFFDLAIAVFVGVIISALSFSWENAKRIRARKRMREDGTKVYEIWGPLFFGSITSFNEKFDVKNDPVNVVIDFVESRISDHSALEALFVLVEKYQAAGKTIKMKHLSEDCKVLMYKASDTFRDVIIDDVDDPRYHLAANPEAFPKSLREYTF; encoded by the coding sequence ATGATGAAATACATTAGAAATAAGAAGATTAACGTTAAAGATGATGCCTTAGCTGGTATAACAGTTTCTTTAGCAATGATACCCGAAGTTGTAGCCTTTGCCTTTGTAGCACAAATTAGTCCAATTGTAGCGCTTTTTGGTGCTTTTGTAATCGGTTTAATTGCTGCAATTTTTGGAGGAAGACCAGGTTTAATATCTGGAGCAGCTGGAGCTGTAGCAGTTATTTTTGTAAATATGATTCAAGAAGGACACGCAAAAGGTCTTTTATTTGATGTGCCTGTAGAAAACATGGGATATTTTTATTTACTAGCAGCTGTAGTTTTAATGGGAATTATTCAAGTATTGGCAGGTGTTTTTAAATTAGGAAAGTTTGTGCGTTTAATTCCACATTCTGTAATGATGGGGTTTGTAAACGGTTTGGCAATCGTCATTTTCATAGCACAATTAGGAATGTTTAAAGAACATGTAAAGAATGTGTATGGTGAAAATAAAAGAGAAACGATTTCTAAAGAGTTAGTCTATAATGTAGATAATAACCAGGTTAAAGATTTAGCTTCTAATACAGTTTTATTTACTATTAATGAAAATTCTGTAGTTAATGCAGAGACAAAAAAAGAAGCATATCTTATTTCTGGAGGTCAAGTTTTTGATGTAAATACTAAAAAAGTAGCTTTTAATGTTACTGATGAAGGTTTTTATTCGGTAAAAGATCACGGCGTTGTAAAAGAAACTATGACTGGTAAAGATTTATATACTATGATTGGTTTAGTGTTACTTACGATGTTAATTGTTTGGGGATTACCAAAATTGACTAAAAAAGTTCCAGCTGCATTGACAGCAATTCTAATTGTTTCTCTAGTGGTTATTTTAGGAGGAATTAATTCTATAAATGTAGGAGATTTTATTAGAGAAGGTGGTGGAGCTGGTTTAAACGGAGTAGACGAAATTTCTAAGAAATTAAATATTTTCGAATTATGGAGTCACCTTCCATTCAATTTAGATACCTTAAAATTTATTGCACCTTATGCATTTTTAGCTGCTTCTGTTGGATTAATAGAAACACTAATGACAATGAATTTAGTCGATGAGTTGACAGATTCTAGAGGAAATGGAAATAAAGAATGTGTGGCTCAAGGAGCAGGAAATATTTTAAGTGGAATGTTTGGTGGTACTGGTGGTTGCGGTATGATTGGTCAGACAGTAATTAATATTAACGCAGGAGGAAGAGGAAGACTATCTGGAGTTTCAATGGCAGTTACGCTGTTAGTTTTTATTTTGTTTGCTGATAAATATATCGAACAAGTACCAATCGCAGCTTTAGTTGGAGTAATGTTTATGATGGTAATTGAAACATTTGCTTGGTCGAGTTTTAGAATATTAAAGAAAATTCCAATTTCAGATGCTGTGGTATTAATTGTTGTTTCAGCGGTTACAGTATTCTTTGATTTAGCAATAGCTGTTTTCGTTGGTGTCATAATTTCTGCATTATCTTTTTCTTGGGAAAATGCGAAAAGAATTAGAGCAAGAAAGCGTATGCGTGAAGATGGAACCAAAGTATATGAAATTTGGGGACCTTTATTCTTCGGAAGTATCACGTCATTCAATGAAAAGTTTGATGTAAAAAATGATCCTGTTAACGTAGTTATTGATTTTGTTGAAAGTAGAATTTCAGATCACTCTGCATTAGAAGCCTTATTTGTTTTAGTAGAAAAATATCAAGCAGCAGGAAAAACTATTAAAATGAAGCATCTAAGTGAAGATTGTAAAGTTTTAATGTATAAAGCAAGTGATACATTTAGAGATGTTATCATTGATGATGTAGACGATCCACGTTACCATTTAGCAGCGAATCCAGAAGCTTTTCCAAAATCATTAAGAGAATATACTTTTTAA
- the pyrR gene encoding bifunctional pyr operon transcriptional regulator/uracil phosphoribosyltransferase PyrR: MSRKTLLTSREIDIILHRLACQLIENHNDFSNTVLIGLQPRGTYLAERLKKILIEDYQIENLKLGLLDITFYRDDFRRKDEPLEATPTKIDFLIENKKVVIIDDVLYSGRSVRAALTALQAFGRPVNIELLVLIDRRFSRHLPIQPNYRGRQVDAINEEKVVVNWKETHSKDEIYLIPKQPKIDN; this comes from the coding sequence ATGAGCAGAAAAACTTTACTTACTTCAAGAGAAATCGACATTATTCTGCATCGTTTGGCTTGTCAGTTAATCGAAAACCACAACGACTTTTCTAATACTGTTTTAATAGGTTTACAACCAAGAGGAACTTATCTTGCAGAACGTTTAAAGAAGATTCTTATTGAAGATTATCAAATAGAAAACTTAAAGCTTGGTCTTTTAGATATCACTTTTTATCGTGATGATTTTAGACGAAAAGACGAACCTTTAGAAGCTACTCCTACTAAAATTGATTTCTTAATTGAAAACAAAAAAGTAGTAATTATAGACGATGTTTTATATTCTGGTCGAAGTGTAAGAGCAGCTTTAACTGCTTTACAAGCTTTCGGCAGACCTGTAAACATTGAACTTTTAGTTTTAATCGACAGAAGATTTAGTAGACATTTACCTATTCAGCCAAATTACAGAGGAAGGCAAGTAGATGCTATTAACGAAGAAAAAGTAGTAGTAAATTGGAAAGAAACACATTCCAAAGACGAAATTTATTTAATACCAAAACAACCTAAGATAGATAACTAA
- a CDS encoding aspartate carbamoyltransferase catalytic subunit: MKQLSVEHLLGIKYLQENDLELIFETAAHFKEVINRPIKKVPSLRDITIANLFFENSTRTKLSFELAEKRLSADVINFSAGQSSVKKGETLIDTVNNILSMKVDIVVMRHGNVGAGVFLSKHVDAKIVNAGDGTHEHPTQALLDSFSMREALNSNLKGKKIVIVGDILHSRVALSNIFALQMQGAKVKVCGPTTLIPRYITSLGVEVETNLKKALEWCDVANVLRVQHERMAIKYFPSTREYTQLFGINKEILDNVGKDIVIMHPGPINRGVELTSDVADSKQSIILNQVENGVAVRMAVLYLLAQQIKR, translated from the coding sequence ATGAAGCAGTTAAGTGTTGAACATTTATTAGGGATTAAATATTTACAAGAAAATGATTTAGAACTCATTTTCGAAACCGCAGCTCATTTTAAAGAAGTAATTAATCGTCCGATTAAAAAAGTACCTTCTTTACGAGATATCACAATAGCAAACTTATTTTTTGAAAATAGTACACGAACAAAATTATCTTTTGAGTTAGCTGAAAAAAGATTATCTGCTGATGTAATTAACTTCTCCGCAGGACAATCATCTGTTAAAAAAGGAGAAACTTTAATTGATACAGTAAACAATATTCTTTCTATGAAAGTTGATATTGTTGTAATGCGTCATGGTAATGTAGGAGCTGGAGTTTTTCTTTCTAAACATGTAGACGCAAAAATTGTAAATGCTGGAGACGGAACTCATGAACATCCTACCCAAGCATTATTAGATAGTTTTTCAATGCGTGAAGCTTTAAACTCTAATTTGAAAGGAAAAAAGATCGTAATCGTTGGTGATATTTTGCATTCTAGAGTGGCTTTATCTAACATTTTTGCACTTCAAATGCAAGGTGCAAAAGTAAAAGTTTGCGGACCAACAACTTTAATCCCAAGATATATTACGAGTTTAGGTGTTGAAGTTGAAACTAATCTTAAAAAAGCTTTAGAATGGTGTGATGTAGCCAATGTTTTACGTGTACAACATGAAAGAATGGCTATAAAATATTTTCCTTCTACAAGAGAATACACCCAACTCTTCGGAATTAATAAAGAAATATTAGATAATGTTGGTAAGGATATTGTAATTATGCATCCTGGACCAATTAATAGAGGTGTTGAATTAACGAGTGATGTAGCTGATAGTAAACAATCTATTATATTAAATCAAGTAGAAAATGGTGTTGCAGTTCGAATGGCTGTGTTATATTTGCTAGCACAACAGATTAAAAGATAA
- a CDS encoding T9SS type A sorting domain-containing protein — MIRKLLFIFCITCFVTVFSQEKSVNKLVASQRPYSAIINISFNSTNKQKVIISVKNVLGKTVFLKEIVASKGKNTIHFDKNKLKSGIYIYAIQTNNEIISKRFLNNK; from the coding sequence ATGATAAGAAAACTACTTTTTATTTTTTGTATAACTTGCTTTGTTACTGTTTTTTCACAGGAAAAATCCGTGAATAAATTAGTAGCATCTCAACGTCCATACAGTGCAATAATCAACATATCATTTAATTCAACTAACAAACAAAAAGTTATTATTAGTGTAAAAAATGTTTTGGGTAAAACTGTTTTTCTCAAAGAAATTGTGGCCAGCAAAGGCAAGAACACAATTCACTTTGACAAAAATAAATTGAAATCTGGAATTTATATTTACGCTATTCAAACGAACAATGAAATAATATCTAAACGTTTTTTGAATAATAAATGA
- a CDS encoding ribonuclease Z: MSLQLTILGCHSATPRVNAYPTSQYLEINNRHFLIDCGEGTQRQMRKYKVGFSKINHIFISHLHGDHFFGLIGLISTFGILNREKELHIYGPKGIEEVTKLQLKLSMSHVRYSIVFHELTSKKSELIFEDDKVSVRTIPLNHRVYTNGFLFTEKPKTRHLHLDNIKQYDEIEICDYHNLKAGKDFILSSGEIIPNAELTVSPEAPKSYAYCSDTTFKPDIIPIIKNVDLLYHESTFLKELEHLCERTKHSTAEQAATIAKEANAGKLILGHYSSRYSDVTCFKEEAETVFNNVELGEVGKKYTTIKSCKQLVN, from the coding sequence ATGAGTTTACAGTTAACAATTTTAGGATGTCATTCTGCTACACCAAGAGTAAATGCCTACCCTACTTCTCAATATTTAGAGATCAATAACCGTCATTTTTTAATTGACTGTGGCGAAGGCACGCAACGACAAATGAGAAAATATAAAGTTGGTTTTTCTAAAATCAATCACATATTTATATCTCATTTACATGGTGATCATTTTTTTGGTTTAATAGGATTAATATCAACTTTTGGTATTTTAAACCGAGAGAAAGAGCTTCATATTTATGGTCCTAAAGGAATTGAAGAAGTAACTAAATTGCAACTCAAACTTTCGATGTCTCACGTGAGGTATTCTATTGTTTTTCATGAATTAACATCTAAAAAAAGTGAATTAATTTTTGAAGATGATAAAGTTTCTGTAAGAACAATACCTCTTAATCATAGAGTATATACTAATGGTTTTTTATTTACTGAAAAACCTAAAACAAGACATTTACATTTAGACAATATTAAACAATACGACGAAATAGAAATTTGTGATTACCATAATTTAAAAGCTGGTAAAGATTTCATTTTAAGTTCAGGGGAAATTATTCCTAATGCTGAATTAACAGTATCCCCAGAAGCTCCAAAAAGCTACGCATATTGTAGCGACACTACTTTTAAACCGGATATTATTCCGATTATAAAAAATGTTGATTTATTATATCATGAATCAACATTTTTAAAAGAATTAGAACATCTTTGTGAACGCACAAAGCATTCTACTGCAGAACAAGCTGCTACCATTGCTAAAGAAGCTAATGCTGGTAAATTAATCTTAGGACATTATTCTAGTCGTTATTCAGATGTAACCTGTTTTAAAGAAGAAGCAGAAACTGTGTTTAACAATGTAGAGCTAGGTGAAGTTGGTAAAAAATATACAACTATAAAATCTTGTAAACAACTCGTTAATTAA
- a CDS encoding CoA-binding protein, with translation MKKTTLVIGASVKPERYSNKAIKRLRSNTIEVKAIGLRAGSVSDVTIDTELKSYKDIHTVTLYLNPSRQKQYYDYIINLKPERVIFNPGTENFEFIKLLEKENITTEIACTLVLLGTGQY, from the coding sequence ATGAAAAAAACAACATTAGTTATTGGAGCTTCAGTAAAACCTGAGCGATATTCAAATAAAGCAATTAAAAGATTAAGAAGTAATACTATTGAGGTTAAAGCTATTGGATTAAGAGCTGGAAGCGTTTCAGATGTTACTATAGATACAGAATTAAAATCGTACAAAGATATTCATACGGTAACTTTATACTTAAATCCGTCAAGACAAAAACAGTATTATGATTATATTATAAACTTAAAGCCTGAACGCGTAATTTTTAACCCTGGAACAGAGAATTTTGAGTTTATAAAATTATTAGAAAAAGAAAATATAACAACTGAAATTGCTTGTACTTTAGTTTTATTAGGAACTGGTCAATATTAA